In the Methanococcoides methylutens genome, one interval contains:
- a CDS encoding 6-hydroxymethylpterin diphosphokinase MptE-like protein, translating into MDFKKWEPIYEAILEDFGFSREDDENSAILLSNLLIGSGTADTNTLEELISGKDVLVCGNAPKLLIDLKEVNVEDYVIIAADGATAPLVDKGIVPHVIVTDLDGDVEKEIQANQKGSIMVIHAHGDNTEKLLRYVPQFRNVIGTTQAAPFANIHNFGGFTDGDRCVFLASEFNAESITLVGFDFYDKDVTPMKEKKLKWAQRLLGAF; encoded by the coding sequence ATGGATTTTAAAAAGTGGGAGCCGATCTATGAAGCGATTCTTGAGGATTTCGGCTTCTCCAGGGAGGATGATGAGAATTCCGCCATCCTCCTTTCCAATCTATTGATAGGATCAGGTACTGCTGATACGAACACACTTGAGGAGCTTATCAGCGGAAAGGACGTCCTTGTTTGTGGCAATGCGCCAAAGCTTCTGATCGACCTGAAGGAGGTCAACGTAGAAGACTACGTGATCATAGCAGCCGACGGCGCCACAGCACCCCTGGTTGATAAGGGTATTGTCCCACATGTAATTGTAACAGACCTTGATGGTGATGTGGAAAAAGAGATCCAGGCAAACCAGAAAGGTTCAATAATGGTCATCCATGCACATGGCGACAATACTGAAAAACTGCTAAGATACGTGCCACAGTTCAGAAACGTTATCGGCACCACCCAGGCAGCACCTTTTGCAAACATCCACAACTTCGGTGGTTTCACAGACGGAGACAGATGCGTCTTCCTTGCGTCCGAGTTCAATGCTGAAAGCATAACCCTTGTTGGTTTTGATTTCTATGACAAGGATGTTACGCCTATGAAGGAAAAGAAGCTCAAGTGGGCACAGAGGCTCTTAGGGGCTTTCTGA